A single region of the Mustela lutreola isolate mMusLut2 chromosome 2, mMusLut2.pri, whole genome shotgun sequence genome encodes:
- the LOC131825989 gene encoding keratin-associated protein 14-like, whose product MSYNCCSGNFSSQSLGGYLRYPGSFCGSSYPNNLFCSTNLQSPGTYQLGSSLSSGCQETCCEPTSCRTSYLVSRPCQTSCYPTRTSTLFSPCQTTYTGSLGFGSSGFQSFGCGSPSLGFGLGGFQSVGCGPSAFSSLGCRSSFYRPLYYSSRSCQSAFYQPTCGSGFY is encoded by the coding sequence ATGTCCTACAACTGCTGCTCTGGAAACTTCTCCTCCCAGTCCCTTGGGGGATACCTGCGCTACCCAGGATCTTTCTGCGGCTCATCTTACCCCAACAACCTGTTCTGCAGCACTAACCTCCAGTCTCCTGGCACATACCAGCTGGGCTCCTCCCTCTCCAGTGGCTGTCAAGAGACCTGCTGTGAGCCCACCAGCTGCCGGACGTCCTACCTGGTGTCCAGACCTTGCCAGACATCCTGCTACCCCACGAGGACCTCCACACTCTTCAGTCCCTGCCAGACAACTTATACAGGGTCTCTGGGCTTTGGCTCCAGCGGCTTTCAATCTTTTGGTTGTGGCTCTCCCTCTCTGGGCTTTGGATTGGGTGGTTTCCAGTCAGTGGGCTGTGGTCCCAGTGCCTTTTCATCCCTGGGTTGTAGATCCAGCTTTTACCGTCCACTCTACTACTCTTCTAGAAGCTGCCAGTCTGCTTTCTACCAACCAACCTGTGGATCTGGCTTCTACTAA